From Leptospira stimsonii, the proteins below share one genomic window:
- a CDS encoding D-alanine--D-alanine ligase family protein, with protein sequence MNEKIPTVLVYADLHEFSGAIPNSYKQEWESSASVGKIIELLNELGETTELLVTPKDLLEKLNLYSSIPFSKRPVIFHLMEGFRSRNREALIPAAAELFGFPHTGSDAFAQNVSLDKNLTKIFAKSLGIPVPKGFPLSFEDRKSFVLPKEVPYPCFLKPSGEGSSLGIGEESLVLNEDELFARLKDLPEEYFPYLVEEYLKGSEYTISVMGSPGYGYRVSRVGRLVLREDLKVEEVYGEKTKSKDRMPEALVFDCPEKTESFLQEQSVLICKSLATSGPARLDWKCNEEEKPFLLEVNLTPGLSPFYSTFPICYRQGLGDEKTLFSEIIKIARLESESPRFLYSKFKTTHSSLTK encoded by the coding sequence ATGAATGAGAAAATTCCAACCGTCCTTGTATATGCCGATCTTCACGAGTTTTCCGGTGCCATTCCGAATTCTTATAAACAAGAGTGGGAGTCCTCGGCGTCGGTTGGAAAAATAATAGAATTGTTAAACGAACTCGGAGAAACTACCGAACTCCTGGTTACTCCGAAAGATCTATTAGAAAAATTGAATTTATACTCGTCGATTCCTTTTTCTAAACGACCGGTGATCTTTCATTTGATGGAAGGGTTTCGTTCCAGAAATCGGGAAGCTTTGATTCCTGCGGCCGCCGAACTTTTCGGATTTCCACATACAGGTTCGGACGCCTTCGCCCAAAACGTTTCTTTGGATAAGAATCTAACGAAAATATTTGCCAAATCCTTGGGAATTCCCGTCCCAAAGGGATTCCCCTTATCCTTTGAAGATCGAAAGAGTTTCGTTTTGCCGAAAGAGGTCCCGTATCCTTGTTTTTTGAAACCTTCCGGAGAAGGTTCAAGCCTCGGAATCGGAGAGGAGAGCTTGGTTTTGAACGAAGACGAACTCTTTGCTCGTTTGAAGGATTTACCCGAGGAATACTTCCCTTACTTGGTGGAAGAATACTTAAAAGGTTCTGAATATACAATTTCTGTAATGGGATCGCCCGGTTATGGGTACCGTGTCAGCCGCGTGGGGAGATTGGTTCTGCGGGAGGATCTGAAAGTGGAAGAAGTTTACGGAGAAAAAACGAAGTCGAAGGATAGGATGCCGGAGGCATTGGTTTTTGATTGTCCGGAGAAGACGGAGTCGTTTCTTCAGGAACAAAGCGTGCTGATTTGTAAATCTTTAGCCACTTCCGGTCCAGCACGTTTGGATTGGAAATGTAACGAGGAAGAAAAACCGTTTCTTTTGGAAGTCAATCTGACGCCTGGTCTGTCTCCGTTTTATTCCACTTTCCCGATTTGTTATCGTCAGGGCTTAGGGGACGAAAAAACCTTGTTTTCAGAGATTATCAAGATCGCGAGATTGGAATCGGAATCTCCTCGATTTTTATATTCCAAGTTCAAGACGACTCATTCCAGTCTCACGAAATAG
- a CDS encoding GerMN domain-containing protein, protein MPDSEKRKNLIFILTGIIFTLVLLDKSTGSGFSLSGTGFQGFRNIGKMNPESQNSNRGNLNHKEMMDQAEDEILGELLQNGDVQTSSSENTNTVEEDLNEENLVPVMDPQISESQGKESTTVLPTEKGELALYFLKFYGKGNKSHSRLVKVLRLSKGGDRVRLILNSLIAGPVLAEKEKGILNSIPSRLAYDSDYKIEDGILKISLSADLERDAGPEILKDRIDQLTYSLMENLPIRGVSLRINGKSVRSLGGEGMPLPSVLTKNPRKIVVF, encoded by the coding sequence GTGCCGGATTCTGAAAAAAGAAAAAATCTCATCTTCATTCTTACAGGGATTATCTTTACGTTAGTGCTTTTGGATAAAAGCACCGGCTCCGGATTTTCGCTTTCTGGAACCGGCTTTCAAGGTTTTCGAAACATCGGTAAGATGAATCCGGAATCCCAAAATTCCAATCGTGGAAATCTCAATCACAAAGAGATGATGGATCAAGCCGAAGACGAAATCCTCGGAGAACTCCTACAAAACGGAGACGTACAAACCTCGTCTTCCGAAAATACAAACACCGTCGAAGAAGATCTAAACGAGGAGAATCTCGTACCTGTGATGGACCCTCAAATTTCCGAATCGCAGGGCAAAGAATCCACAACCGTTCTCCCAACCGAAAAAGGAGAGCTGGCCCTCTACTTTCTCAAGTTCTATGGAAAGGGAAATAAAAGTCATTCGAGGTTGGTAAAAGTTCTTCGTCTTTCCAAAGGTGGGGACCGAGTGAGGCTGATCTTAAATTCCCTCATTGCGGGTCCCGTCCTTGCAGAAAAAGAGAAAGGAATTCTCAACTCGATTCCTTCTCGTCTCGCATATGATTCCGATTACAAAATCGAAGACGGAATCCTAAAAATTTCTCTCAGCGCAGATTTAGAAAGAGACGCGGGTCCGGAAATTCTCAAGGATCGAATCGACCAGCTCACATATAGTTTGATGGAGAATCTACCGATTCGAGGAGTTTCTCTTCGAATCAACGGTAAATCGGTCCGCTCCCTCGGTGGCGAAGGAATGCCCCTTCCTTCCGTTCTGACAAAAAATCCACGAAAGATCGTCGTTTTTTAA
- a CDS encoding DCC1-like thiol-disulfide oxidoreductase family protein, translating into MHALVFLYDGDCNFCKDLAQKLQLYNLNPKIRFQSFREFSEKELREIHPNLNIQVAEGNVQMIADGRRYPGFFAVRKLSHSLRGFRWIAPLLYLPLIPIFGMIGMNLLKTLKSR; encoded by the coding sequence ATGCACGCACTTGTCTTTTTATACGATGGAGATTGCAATTTCTGCAAGGACTTAGCCCAGAAGCTCCAATTATACAACCTCAACCCTAAGATCCGTTTTCAATCATTCCGAGAATTTTCCGAAAAAGAACTCAGAGAAATTCATCCAAACCTAAACATTCAAGTTGCAGAAGGAAACGTTCAAATGATCGCGGATGGAAGGCGCTACCCCGGTTTTTTTGCAGTCCGAAAACTCAGCCATTCTCTCAGAGGATTTCGCTGGATCGCGCCCCTTCTCTATCTTCCTCTGATACCAATTTTTGGAATGATCGGAATGAACCTCTTAAAGACTTTGAAAAGCAGATAA
- a CDS encoding LIC11299 family lipoprotein: MKILNSILVFSLAFTSCTHEVKERIHVDTGVTVKTLGPHQYELVSIGQASSSSVEENDKFKMQNTSCTAAKTIATRKLEELEPDQKNRQFFLELKNTKYLEEGVYCEITYHYELPTPKK; this comes from the coding sequence ATGAAGATTTTGAATAGCATTCTGGTGTTTTCGTTGGCATTTACCTCCTGCACACACGAGGTAAAAGAGAGAATTCATGTGGATACGGGTGTCACCGTAAAAACCCTCGGACCTCATCAATACGAACTTGTCTCAATCGGTCAGGCGTCTTCTTCTTCGGTCGAAGAAAACGATAAGTTCAAGATGCAGAATACTTCCTGCACAGCGGCTAAGACGATCGCTACTCGAAAGTTAGAGGAACTCGAACCGGATCAAAAGAACAGACAGTTTTTTTTGGAACTAAAGAATACGAAGTATTTAGAAGAAGGGGTTTATTGCGAGATCACCTATCACTACGAACTTCCCACTCCTAAGAAGTAA
- a CDS encoding HAD family hydrolase, with amino-acid sequence MSSFSSDSLQALAFDVDGTLFSSEEIILEVYKDSIEHFSKSSGIPIELPSRERIMDEIGKPVKTIFLNLLPQLQEEQRDSISDSVLRFLCLRIRNGEGEFYPQVKETIESLSRKGFRILAASNGRRQYVETILDVAGVLPFFDPIVVIDNERIKTKGGILKEYVKLYGFEPEKILMIGDRLSDHEAARQNGCPFAFCTYGHANPGEIPDFEIELKNLSDLAKLL; translated from the coding sequence ATGTCTTCTTTTTCCAGCGATTCTCTCCAGGCCCTCGCCTTCGACGTAGACGGAACCTTGTTTTCCTCCGAGGAGATCATTCTCGAAGTGTATAAGGATTCGATCGAACATTTTTCCAAAAGTTCGGGGATTCCCATCGAATTGCCTTCGCGAGAAAGAATTATGGACGAGATTGGAAAGCCGGTCAAAACCATTTTCCTCAATCTTCTTCCCCAACTTCAAGAAGAACAAAGAGACTCGATTTCAGACAGCGTCCTTCGTTTTCTCTGTCTGAGAATCCGAAACGGAGAAGGAGAATTTTATCCTCAGGTGAAAGAGACGATCGAATCTCTTTCCAGGAAGGGCTTTCGAATTTTAGCCGCATCCAACGGAAGAAGGCAGTACGTAGAAACCATTCTGGATGTCGCCGGAGTTCTTCCGTTCTTTGATCCGATCGTAGTTATCGACAACGAAAGGATCAAAACCAAAGGCGGAATTCTCAAAGAATACGTTAAACTCTACGGCTTCGAACCGGAGAAAATTCTTATGATCGGAGACAGGCTTTCCGACCACGAAGCGGCTCGCCAAAACGGTTGTCCTTTTGCTTTTTGCACCTACGGACACGCCAATCCGGGAGAAATTCCGGACTTCGAGATAGAACTCAAAAACCTTTCCGATCTCGCAAAACTCCTCTGA
- a CDS encoding KamA family radical SAM protein, with product MKTSDLGKTGASSSKTILQNREELFSSFVWTDYKAQLQNRVQGEKLERYFELSSSERIGLQETIRLNVSATPYYISLTDPNDPEDPIRKMILPREAESIFSPEESIDPLHEERLSPVKGLTHMYPDRVLLFTNHECSVYCRHCMRGRKVSDSKERMTTENLESCFEYIESHPEIRDVVLSGGDPLNLSDSKIDWILERLERIEHVKICRLGTRNPVTLPFRITYELCNIIESHNSDRLSIFCNTQFNHAKECTPEAKDAILKLLKAGVSVGNQCVLLKGINDSGETMLELHKKLLELRIRAYYMYDPELIPGSRGFRTPLAKGIEIVGYLRGKIAGMGIPQFVNDLPGGGGKITLTPDWYLGYFKPERTHVFRSALRGTYHLSPEPPDSTMEEQYPEISLETWERIFPGSFGAKEKHSYE from the coding sequence ATGAAAACCTCGGACCTCGGTAAAACTGGCGCTTCTTCTTCGAAAACGATTTTGCAAAATCGGGAGGAACTCTTTTCATCCTTTGTCTGGACCGATTATAAGGCGCAACTGCAGAATCGGGTCCAAGGTGAAAAATTGGAGCGTTACTTTGAGCTGAGTTCGAGCGAAAGAATCGGACTACAAGAGACGATTCGACTGAACGTTTCCGCGACCCCATATTACATTTCTCTTACGGACCCGAACGATCCGGAAGATCCGATTCGAAAGATGATTCTTCCGAGAGAAGCGGAATCTATTTTTTCTCCGGAAGAATCGATCGATCCTCTTCACGAGGAAAGACTTTCACCGGTGAAAGGATTGACACATATGTATCCGGACCGGGTACTTCTTTTTACCAATCACGAATGTTCGGTTTATTGCAGACATTGTATGAGAGGAAGAAAGGTTTCCGATTCCAAGGAGAGAATGACGACAGAAAACTTGGAATCGTGTTTTGAATACATAGAATCCCATCCTGAAATTAGAGACGTTGTATTGTCCGGTGGAGATCCCCTGAACTTGAGCGATTCCAAGATCGATTGGATTTTGGAACGACTCGAAAGAATCGAACACGTAAAAATCTGCAGGTTAGGGACAAGAAATCCAGTTACATTGCCGTTTCGGATCACATACGAACTTTGTAATATAATAGAATCTCATAATAGCGACCGATTGTCCATCTTCTGCAATACGCAATTCAATCACGCCAAGGAATGTACGCCCGAAGCGAAAGACGCGATTCTAAAACTTCTCAAGGCTGGAGTGAGCGTGGGAAATCAGTGTGTTCTTCTAAAAGGGATCAACGATTCCGGAGAAACTATGTTAGAACTTCATAAAAAACTTTTGGAGTTACGAATCCGCGCGTATTATATGTACGATCCCGAATTGATTCCGGGTTCCAGAGGATTTAGAACCCCCCTTGCGAAAGGGATCGAGATTGTAGGTTATCTTCGGGGAAAGATCGCCGGAATGGGAATCCCTCAATTTGTGAACGATCTACCTGGGGGAGGAGGAAAGATTACCCTGACTCCGGATTGGTATCTCGGTTATTTTAAGCCGGAGAGAACGCACGTCTTTCGATCCGCGTTACGCGGAACGTATCACTTGAGTCCGGAACCTCCCGATTCCACAATGGAAGAACAATACCCTGAAATCTCCCTCGAAACCTGGGAAAGAATTTTTCCCGGAAGTTTCGGCGCGAAAGAAAAACATTCGTATGAATGA
- a CDS encoding iron-containing redox enzyme family protein: MQTFHSSQTSVSFRASLEESVRKHPVLTSNLWLESKERRMEKEDLLLWLRQEYFVSVDFVNWFLNTAAISESLEAKIVLVQNIWEELGEGTAADSHVSILRQFLSDMGEVVFESHCLPETKAYLDLMRRITTTDFYSALGALGPANEYLLKLEYSRMFMSYRELKGRSPLPEGKFFQVNLDADESHAEKLFRLIESVADTEEKKNRVMEGNRLALDARLVFYEGLSAFQSL; the protein is encoded by the coding sequence ATGCAGACGTTTCATTCTTCTCAAACTTCCGTTTCTTTTCGAGCCTCCCTGGAAGAATCGGTTCGTAAACATCCGGTTTTGACTTCTAATCTTTGGTTGGAATCCAAGGAAAGAAGAATGGAAAAGGAAGACCTTCTTCTTTGGTTGCGCCAGGAATATTTCGTGAGCGTTGATTTCGTGAACTGGTTTCTGAACACGGCGGCGATCAGCGAAAGTCTGGAAGCGAAGATTGTTCTCGTTCAAAATATCTGGGAGGAATTGGGCGAAGGAACTGCGGCCGATTCTCATGTCTCGATTCTTAGGCAATTTCTTTCCGATATGGGAGAGGTGGTTTTTGAATCACACTGTCTTCCTGAAACCAAAGCCTATCTCGATTTAATGAGAAGAATTACGACTACGGATTTTTATTCGGCTCTCGGCGCGCTCGGTCCTGCCAACGAGTATTTGCTTAAATTGGAATATTCAAGAATGTTTATGTCTTACCGAGAGTTGAAAGGTCGATCGCCGCTTCCGGAGGGGAAATTTTTCCAAGTCAACTTGGATGCGGACGAATCTCACGCGGAAAAGCTTTTTCGTTTGATCGAATCCGTCGCGGATACTGAGGAAAAGAAGAATAGGGTGATGGAAGGAAATCGCCTGGCACTGGATGCGAGGCTCGTTTTTTACGAAGGGTTATCTGCTTTTCAAAGTCTTTAA
- a CDS encoding GGDEF domain-containing protein, with protein sequence MRYSFGNNQKIRLLARRVFFNPFPDDYLKIYQPDIRRATVIYFFLCIGISILSALVPDGAHPFGEENRLLIFSRLTVIFLSGFFAFLLIKWKNFFRKSIERFSILSSGTIVFSLLPFVFLDSERMGLYFHFFTALVVSGNILLWFTGTTVIFFNSLFYFSLVVCTTITGFAIPLQHDFAIILIYLTTGVIGNLLINFWRVMDHRAKKKLQKAVSKLRDKNIQIEKISKVDELTRLYNRRYLIEQFELFLKRAQRYRFSLAMIILDMDYLKEINDSYGHLAGDQALRTISEVMKHRVRATDVCSRIGGDEFCILLDAIKREDLSQLCEKLRLDVSNKELSYRTKTGDPVKITVSIGACIFGPEGEFSFDDIYHSIDSALYESKKKGRNRVSFIEPVRYFPKENPKSFTS encoded by the coding sequence ATGAGATATTCATTCGGAAACAATCAAAAAATTAGACTCCTCGCTCGAAGAGTTTTTTTCAATCCCTTCCCGGATGATTATCTAAAAATCTATCAACCGGACATCCGAAGAGCGACCGTAATCTATTTTTTTCTCTGCATTGGGATCAGCATTCTTTCGGCATTGGTTCCCGATGGAGCCCATCCCTTTGGTGAAGAAAATCGTCTCTTGATCTTCTCTCGATTGACGGTGATTTTTCTATCCGGTTTTTTCGCATTCTTACTTATAAAATGGAAGAACTTTTTCCGGAAGAGTATTGAAAGGTTTAGTATTCTCTCTTCAGGAACGATCGTATTCTCTTTGCTCCCCTTTGTTTTTTTGGATTCGGAAAGAATGGGACTTTACTTCCATTTTTTTACGGCCCTGGTCGTGAGCGGAAACATTCTTCTCTGGTTTACGGGAACCACAGTGATCTTTTTCAACTCCCTCTTTTATTTTTCTCTCGTAGTTTGTACGACGATCACCGGTTTTGCAATACCTTTGCAACACGACTTTGCGATCATACTGATTTATCTTACGACAGGGGTGATCGGGAATCTTCTGATCAATTTCTGGAGGGTGATGGATCATCGTGCAAAGAAAAAATTACAAAAGGCCGTGAGTAAACTCCGAGACAAAAACATTCAGATCGAAAAAATTTCGAAGGTGGATGAACTCACTCGTCTTTACAATAGAAGATATCTGATTGAACAGTTCGAACTTTTTTTAAAGAGAGCGCAACGTTATCGATTCTCTCTCGCGATGATCATCTTGGATATGGACTATCTCAAAGAAATCAACGATTCCTACGGACATCTTGCAGGCGATCAAGCTCTGAGAACGATTTCGGAAGTGATGAAACACAGGGTCAGAGCCACCGATGTCTGTTCCCGAATCGGAGGGGACGAATTTTGCATTCTTCTCGACGCGATCAAAAGAGAAGACCTTTCCCAACTCTGTGAAAAACTAAGATTGGACGTTTCCAACAAGGAACTATCGTATCGTACGAAAACAGGCGATCCCGTAAAAATCACAGTTTCCATCGGAGCCTGCATCTTCGGCCCCGAAGGAGAATTCAGTTTCGACGACATCTATCACTCGATCGACTCCGCTCTTTACGAATCCAAAAAAAAAGGAAGAAATCGGGTCTCGTTTATCGAACCCGTTCGCTATTTTCCGAAAGAAAATCCGAAATCCTTTACTTCTTAG
- the mqnC gene encoding cyclic dehypoxanthinyl futalosine synthase yields the protein MASIFSSHPTDLILEKALDGVRISPEEALSLYKDADYLKIMATARTLREKILPPTQASYTMFRVVNYTNFCNVECSFCSFMDEIGSGKGYVLSAEEILEKMDYAVSEGADQMFLQGGVYPDLPFDYYLNVISSVKKKYPDMHIRAFSPVEIINLEKITGLPLKEVLQILKQAGLDSVPGAGAEILTDRMRNIISPKKATTEEWVRAMETCHEAGLPGSANIVFGSEETKEEVIEHLSVVRNLQDRTGGFLSFIPWTFQPQTKRFKVRAVPTQEYLKVLGICRIFLDNIPHIETSVMVLGKGVGQLALTSGADDISSVVIEENVLRSYGLKTEKEAIKFLKEGGFVPKRRDLLYNYDRYGNELAQSL from the coding sequence GTGGCCTCAATTTTTTCATCGCATCCCACCGATCTTATCTTAGAAAAAGCCCTAGACGGGGTTCGCATTTCTCCCGAAGAAGCCTTGTCGCTTTATAAGGACGCGGACTATCTCAAGATCATGGCCACGGCCCGGACCTTGAGAGAAAAAATTCTCCCTCCCACGCAAGCGAGTTATACGATGTTTCGCGTCGTAAACTACACAAACTTCTGCAATGTGGAATGTAGTTTTTGTTCTTTTATGGATGAGATTGGAAGCGGAAAAGGTTACGTCCTAAGCGCCGAAGAAATTTTGGAAAAGATGGACTACGCAGTGAGCGAAGGCGCCGATCAGATGTTTCTCCAAGGCGGAGTCTATCCGGATCTTCCGTTTGATTATTATCTCAACGTCATCTCTTCCGTGAAAAAGAAATATCCGGACATGCACATTCGTGCGTTTTCTCCCGTGGAAATCATCAACTTAGAAAAGATCACGGGACTTCCTCTCAAAGAAGTATTACAAATTTTGAAACAAGCCGGCCTTGATTCCGTTCCCGGAGCGGGAGCAGAGATTCTTACGGATCGTATGCGAAATATCATCTCTCCTAAAAAGGCGACTACGGAAGAATGGGTTCGCGCGATGGAAACCTGTCACGAGGCCGGACTTCCTGGAAGCGCGAACATCGTCTTCGGTTCCGAAGAAACAAAAGAAGAAGTGATCGAACACTTGAGCGTCGTGCGAAATCTCCAGGACCGGACCGGAGGATTCTTATCCTTTATTCCCTGGACGTTTCAACCGCAGACAAAACGTTTTAAAGTGCGCGCCGTTCCAACACAAGAATATCTAAAGGTTCTCGGGATTTGTAGAATCTTCTTAGACAACATTCCTCATATCGAAACTTCGGTGATGGTCCTCGGAAAAGGAGTCGGCCAATTGGCGTTGACGAGCGGAGCCGACGATATCTCCTCCGTCGTCATCGAAGAAAACGTCCTTCGTTCCTACGGGCTCAAGACCGAAAAAGAAGCGATCAAGTTTTTGAAGGAAGGCGGATTTGTTCCAAAACGAAGAGACCTTCTCTACAACTACGATCGATACGGAAACGAATTGGCACAGAGTCTTTAG
- a CDS encoding heterodisulfide reductase-related iron-sulfur binding cluster gives MAISQIAFHVIFTILFVIANVVFIRAILYRLKLIFNARKAAGTENFLENPNWGFRINSFFQNVILQKKNFKEPLRGIMHAFIFYGFVIYTIHTTSQMISGLIGYGMDDPYKFSLVGFLFGESAGHLYESIVQVVSILVLIGLGFFAWRRWIQKAKGLDVHSPASAIVISMISILMISTLLGEGAKAVGAVYDSPTENASLIAAGIGAVWKSIGVEYSTADLVVQITWWIHILSVFAFMLYVPTSKHAHLIFAPFNYFLQSDTPKGALSKINLEDENVVWGVNRVEDFPWPNLLDGMSCIECGRCQVQCPANRTGKVLNPKAIIVELKHALLEKMPEVAKIRLEESDSAVAAEKVAALDTAVINNYEGLSEEALWGCTTCYACVEACPVGNNQVNAIMEMRRHLVLAESKFPVELQNAFVNMENNSNPWGVGAHTRADWADGLGVKTMAEDSNVDVLYWVGCAGAFDERNKSIAKSFVKILQKAEVKFGILGTEENCSGDSARRGGNEYLYQTLAQTNVDTMNGYNVKKVVTACPHCYNTIKNEYPQFGGNFEVVHHSEFINDLVKEKKLDVKTAEDASSGKYTYHDSCYIGRYNDNYENPRDVVKKVAGGKLAEPSDHHTKGLCCGAGGAQMWMEEQNNDRVNIKRTKQLLDTGATTIATACPFCVTMITDGVKHEGKVEEVKVKDIAELVADNLA, from the coding sequence ATGGCAATTTCGCAAATCGCCTTTCACGTGATCTTTACGATCCTCTTCGTTATCGCGAACGTAGTTTTTATCCGTGCGATTCTTTATCGCCTTAAACTGATCTTCAACGCAAGAAAAGCCGCGGGGACCGAGAACTTTCTGGAAAACCCGAACTGGGGATTTCGAATCAACAGCTTTTTCCAGAACGTGATTCTCCAGAAGAAGAACTTCAAAGAACCTCTTCGCGGAATCATGCACGCGTTTATCTTTTACGGCTTCGTAATTTATACGATCCATACCACAAGCCAGATGATTTCCGGTTTGATCGGTTACGGAATGGATGATCCTTATAAGTTCTCCCTCGTCGGTTTTCTTTTCGGAGAAAGCGCCGGGCATTTGTATGAGTCGATCGTACAAGTCGTATCCATTCTTGTTTTGATCGGTCTCGGATTCTTTGCTTGGAGAAGATGGATTCAAAAAGCAAAAGGACTAGATGTCCATTCTCCTGCTTCTGCAATCGTAATCTCGATGATTTCCATTCTTATGATCTCCACACTTTTGGGTGAAGGCGCCAAAGCCGTGGGCGCAGTTTACGATAGCCCGACGGAAAACGCTTCTTTGATCGCGGCAGGCATCGGTGCCGTTTGGAAATCGATCGGTGTGGAATATTCCACTGCGGATTTAGTTGTTCAGATCACTTGGTGGATCCACATTCTTTCCGTTTTCGCATTCATGCTCTACGTGCCGACTTCCAAACACGCGCACTTGATCTTCGCACCGTTTAACTACTTCCTTCAATCCGATACTCCGAAAGGCGCCCTTTCTAAAATCAATTTAGAAGATGAGAATGTGGTCTGGGGTGTCAATCGTGTGGAAGACTTTCCTTGGCCGAATCTTCTGGATGGAATGTCCTGTATCGAGTGCGGACGTTGCCAGGTTCAGTGCCCTGCGAACAGAACCGGAAAGGTCTTAAACCCGAAGGCAATCATCGTAGAACTCAAACACGCACTTTTGGAAAAAATGCCGGAAGTCGCAAAGATTCGTCTGGAAGAATCCGACTCAGCGGTTGCCGCTGAAAAAGTTGCCGCACTGGATACCGCCGTGATCAACAACTACGAAGGTCTTTCCGAAGAAGCCCTTTGGGGTTGTACTACTTGTTACGCCTGTGTCGAAGCTTGTCCTGTTGGAAACAACCAAGTCAACGCGATCATGGAAATGAGAAGACACTTGGTTCTTGCGGAATCCAAATTCCCTGTCGAACTTCAAAATGCATTTGTGAACATGGAAAACAACTCCAACCCTTGGGGTGTGGGAGCTCACACAAGAGCGGATTGGGCGGACGGACTCGGCGTCAAAACGATGGCCGAAGATTCTAACGTGGACGTTCTTTATTGGGTCGGTTGCGCCGGAGCTTTTGACGAGAGAAACAAGAGCATCGCGAAATCTTTCGTAAAAATTCTCCAGAAAGCCGAAGTGAAGTTCGGGATCTTAGGAACCGAAGAAAACTGTTCCGGAGATTCTGCAAGAAGAGGCGGTAACGAATATCTCTACCAAACTCTTGCGCAGACAAACGTGGATACGATGAACGGATACAACGTGAAAAAAGTTGTGACCGCTTGTCCGCACTGCTACAACACGATTAAGAATGAATATCCTCAGTTCGGAGGAAACTTCGAAGTGGTTCACCATTCCGAGTTTATCAACGACCTCGTGAAAGAGAAAAAGCTGGATGTAAAAACGGCGGAAGATGCTTCTTCCGGAAAATACACCTATCACGATTCTTGCTACATCGGTCGTTACAACGACAACTACGAGAACCCAAGAGACGTGGTTAAAAAAGTTGCCGGTGGAAAGCTCGCCGAACCTTCCGATCACCATACAAAGGGCCTTTGTTGTGGAGCCGGCGGAGCTCAGATGTGGATGGAAGAGCAAAACAACGATCGAGTCAACATCAAGAGAACAAAACAACTTCTGGATACCGGTGCGACCACCATCGCCACGGCTTGTCCTTTCTGCGTGACCATGATCACCGACGGTGTGAAACACGAAGGAAAAGTAGAAGAAGTAAAAGTAAAAGATATCGCGGAATTGGTCGCGGACAATCTTGCTTAA